A genomic segment from Brienomyrus brachyistius isolate T26 chromosome 9, BBRACH_0.4, whole genome shotgun sequence encodes:
- the prss35 gene encoding inactive serine protease 35 isoform X2 — MGPTPLCALLTVATLAVALAVAESVTNGDSRNVWPRQRVPLVQDRDTVSLGSTAFEAEIRAEPGHACGIECQGHLAQPSLEDLEKCLSYETLYENGTRTITTVSLWNPSEGLGEPKRNISFGTRRRRELYGMDGRFTISDSQFSTNYPFSTAVKVSTGCSGILLSPKHVLTAAHCIHDGQDYVKGARKLRVGFLKLRSRRSGNGRGRGRQGGGGKRRGQGRGDGTEDGQRVKKSRSGRSVQPKQLSFQWTRVKQTQIPKGWFKDVSKDVALDYDYALLTLKRPQKQHAMDLGFVPSVKRLPAGRIHFSGFDDDRPGQLVYRFCSVSDESSDLLYQYCDAQPGSSGSGVYVRLRDPGKKKWKRKIIGVFSGHRWLDVDGVQRDYNVAVRITPAKYAQICHWIHGNSEACLST; from the coding sequence ATGGGCCCCACGCCCCTGTGTGCTCTGCTCACTGTAGCCACATTAGCCGTGGCCCTGGCTGTGGCCGAGAGCGTGACGAATGGAGACAGCCGGAATGTTTGGCCCCGGCAGAGGGTGCCGCTAGTGCAGGACAGGGACACGGTGTCTCTTGGCAGCACAGCGTTTGAGGCTGAGATCCGGGCGGAGCCTGGCCATGCCTGTGGCATCGAGTGCCAAGGCCATCTCGCCCAGCCCAGCCTCGAGGACCTGGAGAAGTGTCTGTCCTACGAGACCCTGTATGAGAACGGCACGCGGACCATCACCACTGTGTCCCTGTGGAACCCCAGTGAGGGGTTGGGGGAACCCAAGAGGAATATCTCCTTTGGAACCCGCCGCAGAAGGGAACTGTACGGCATGGATGGCCGTTTCACCATCTCTGACTCGCAGTTCTCCACCAACTATCCATTCTCCACCGCCGTGAAGGTCTCCACTGGATGCTCAGGTATCCTACTGTCCCCGAAGCACGTGCTGACGGCCGCCCACTGCATCCATGATGGCCAGGACTATGTGAAGGGTGCCAGGAAGCTACGGGTGGGGTTTCTAAAGCTGCGCTCAAGGCGTAGCGGCAACGGTAGGGGAAGAGGGCGCCAAGGAGGCGGAGGAAAGAGGAGAGGacaagggaggggcgatggcacGGAGGACGGGCAAAGGGTGAAGAAGAGCCGGAGTGGGCGTAGCGTGCAGCCCAAGCAGCTGTCCTTCCAGTGGACACGTGTGAAGCAGACTCAGATCCCAAAAGGCTGGTTCAAAGACGTGTCCAAAGATGTAGCCTTGGACTACGATTACGCCCTACTGACCCTCAAGCGTCCACAGAAGCAGCACGCCATGGATTTGGGCTTCGTACCATCTGTCAAGAGACTGCCCGCTGGGCGCATACACTTCTCAGGCTTCGATGACGACCGTCCAGGCCAGCTGGTGTACCGGTTCTGCTCGGTGTCAGACGAATCCAGTGACCTGCTGTATCAGTACTGCGATGCCCAACCAGGATCCAGTGGCTCAGGGGTCTACGTGCGCCTGAGAGACCCAGGAAAGAAGAAGTGGAAGAGGAAGATCATCGGCGTGTTTTCGGGTCACAGATGGCTGGATGTTGACGGGGTGCAGCGGGACTACAACGTGGCTGTGAGGATCACGCCGGCCAAATACGCCCAGATCTGCCACTGGATCCACGGCAACTCTGAAGCATGTCTCAGCACCTGA
- the prss35 gene encoding inactive serine protease 35 isoform X1 yields the protein MMGTLSETYSTVIMGPTPLCALLTVATLAVALAVAESVTNGDSRNVWPRQRVPLVQDRDTVSLGSTAFEAEIRAEPGHACGIECQGHLAQPSLEDLEKCLSYETLYENGTRTITTVSLWNPSEGLGEPKRNISFGTRRRRELYGMDGRFTISDSQFSTNYPFSTAVKVSTGCSGILLSPKHVLTAAHCIHDGQDYVKGARKLRVGFLKLRSRRSGNGRGRGRQGGGGKRRGQGRGDGTEDGQRVKKSRSGRSVQPKQLSFQWTRVKQTQIPKGWFKDVSKDVALDYDYALLTLKRPQKQHAMDLGFVPSVKRLPAGRIHFSGFDDDRPGQLVYRFCSVSDESSDLLYQYCDAQPGSSGSGVYVRLRDPGKKKWKRKIIGVFSGHRWLDVDGVQRDYNVAVRITPAKYAQICHWIHGNSEACLST from the coding sequence ACCTACAGCACTGTCATCATGGGCCCCACGCCCCTGTGTGCTCTGCTCACTGTAGCCACATTAGCCGTGGCCCTGGCTGTGGCCGAGAGCGTGACGAATGGAGACAGCCGGAATGTTTGGCCCCGGCAGAGGGTGCCGCTAGTGCAGGACAGGGACACGGTGTCTCTTGGCAGCACAGCGTTTGAGGCTGAGATCCGGGCGGAGCCTGGCCATGCCTGTGGCATCGAGTGCCAAGGCCATCTCGCCCAGCCCAGCCTCGAGGACCTGGAGAAGTGTCTGTCCTACGAGACCCTGTATGAGAACGGCACGCGGACCATCACCACTGTGTCCCTGTGGAACCCCAGTGAGGGGTTGGGGGAACCCAAGAGGAATATCTCCTTTGGAACCCGCCGCAGAAGGGAACTGTACGGCATGGATGGCCGTTTCACCATCTCTGACTCGCAGTTCTCCACCAACTATCCATTCTCCACCGCCGTGAAGGTCTCCACTGGATGCTCAGGTATCCTACTGTCCCCGAAGCACGTGCTGACGGCCGCCCACTGCATCCATGATGGCCAGGACTATGTGAAGGGTGCCAGGAAGCTACGGGTGGGGTTTCTAAAGCTGCGCTCAAGGCGTAGCGGCAACGGTAGGGGAAGAGGGCGCCAAGGAGGCGGAGGAAAGAGGAGAGGacaagggaggggcgatggcacGGAGGACGGGCAAAGGGTGAAGAAGAGCCGGAGTGGGCGTAGCGTGCAGCCCAAGCAGCTGTCCTTCCAGTGGACACGTGTGAAGCAGACTCAGATCCCAAAAGGCTGGTTCAAAGACGTGTCCAAAGATGTAGCCTTGGACTACGATTACGCCCTACTGACCCTCAAGCGTCCACAGAAGCAGCACGCCATGGATTTGGGCTTCGTACCATCTGTCAAGAGACTGCCCGCTGGGCGCATACACTTCTCAGGCTTCGATGACGACCGTCCAGGCCAGCTGGTGTACCGGTTCTGCTCGGTGTCAGACGAATCCAGTGACCTGCTGTATCAGTACTGCGATGCCCAACCAGGATCCAGTGGCTCAGGGGTCTACGTGCGCCTGAGAGACCCAGGAAAGAAGAAGTGGAAGAGGAAGATCATCGGCGTGTTTTCGGGTCACAGATGGCTGGATGTTGACGGGGTGCAGCGGGACTACAACGTGGCTGTGAGGATCACGCCGGCCAAATACGCCCAGATCTGCCACTGGATCCACGGCAACTCTGAAGCATGTCTCAGCACCTGA